A single Denticeps clupeoides chromosome 7, fDenClu1.1, whole genome shotgun sequence DNA region contains:
- the LOC114794487 gene encoding trafficking regulator of GLUT4 1: MALNTDASQSVAAPGGVEEEQQVDQTANHQQGVESGSTQPDSTNQQAPAGADSAATVPDHTSSLDAPPRDQLTVISEKMETNNGVCPTAVAAVAPVTSRSPPRQQHAKPAHANGRARLGSRSGSVSYAGSPRPSLTRQPSAATEGPVDAAKPNDYLILAILSCFCPLWPINIVGLTFSLMSRNSLQQGNLDGARRLGRNAKVLSILSLVGGVCIIAAAIGLNWGLILKS; encoded by the exons ATGGCTCTGAACACTGATGCCAGCCAATCTGTTGCTGCCCCTGGTGGTGTGGAAGAAGAACAGCAGGTCGACCAGACAGCCAATCACCAGCAGGGGGTGGAGTCGGGCTCCACCCAACCAGACAGCACCAACCAGCAAGCCCCAGCAGGTGCAGACTCCGCTGCCACGGTGCCTGACCACACCTCCAGCTTGGATGCCCCGCCCAGAGACCAGTTAACGGTCATTTCGGAGAAGATGGAGACAa ATAATGGCGTCTGTCCAACCGCTGTGGCCGCTGTGGCCCCGGTCACTTCCCGCTCACCCCCTCGCCAGCAGCACGCCAAGCCCGCCCACGCAAACGGCCGGGCCCGTCTGGGTAGCCGCTCAGGGTCGGTGAGCTACGCGGGGTCCCCGCGCCCGTCTCTCACCCGCCAGCCGAGCGCCGCCACGGAGGGGCCGGTCGACGCCGCCAAGCCCAACGACTACCTCATCCTGGCCATCCTGTCCTGCTTCTGTCCCCTGTGGCCCATCAACATTGTGGGGCTAACCTTCTCCCTCATG TCCCGTAACAGTCTGCAGCAGGGCAATTTGGATGGAGCTCGCCGTTTGGGCCGAAATGCCAAAGTCCTGTCAATTCTCTCATTGGTGGGCGGGGTCTGCATCATTGCTGCAGCCATAGGCCTCAACTGGGGGC TTATACTCAAGTCCTGA
- the mvp gene encoding major vault protein: protein MATFRLQQGEGHVDSSIIRIPPHHYIHVLDQNTNIARVVTGPLTYIRQDNERVLFSPVRMTMVPPRHYCVVLNPVARDNEGQALFDLAGQAKLRHADLEIRLTQDPFPLYPGEEIQQEVTPLQIVYPDTALRLQALLDFEEENGEKRVAGDEWLFEGPGTYIPRKEVAVLETVKATVIRENQAIHLRARKEGLDRGGVRRVTGEEWQVRKVGAYLPGAHEEVVDIVNAFILTDKKALHVRALRPFRDAGGRDRRTGEEWLVTMADREAHIPSVAEEVVGVVDVTTLSSRQYCVVLDPVGQDGKPQLGQKRVVKGERSFFLQPGEHLENGIQDVYILSEEEGLVLRAVEAFADTEAQVDEDEDLDGASSKAGKTRVTRRPGDRWMLRGPIEYVPPATVEVVLRQRAIPLDENEGIYVRDIKTGKVRAVIGHSYMLTQDEELWEKDLPSNVETLLTSSRDPLSDRSDRGMGLERKERDRTRVVSYRVPHNAAVQVYDYREKKARVVFGPELVMLGPDEQFTVLSLSGDKPKRANVIKAVCLLLGPDFCTDIITIETADHARLQLQLAYNWHFDIDVNKASPGDAATLFSVPDFVGDACKAIASRIRGAVASVQFDDFHKNSSRIICSAVFGFDDKMALRSSLRFSQNGLIISSVDIQSVEPVDQRTRDALQKSVQLAIEITTNSQEAAARHEAERLEQEARGRLERQKITDQAEAERARKELLELEALSAAVESTGAAKAEAQSRAEAARIQGEAAVEEAKLKAEAQRIEADAELARLAKAREQELCYKKQMDVLEVEKQQKLVQIESLRFEQLVESLGKDTLKEMARAGPELQVKLLQSLGLQSTLITDGSSPINLFNTANGLLGAFQKKEE, encoded by the exons ATGGCTACCTTCCGACTCCAGCAAGGGGAGGGGCATGTGGACTCCTCCATCATCAGGATTCCGCCCCACCACTACATTCATGTTCTGGATCAGAACACCAACATCGCCCGGGTGGTGACCGGACCCCTCACCTATATCCGGCAGGACAACGAGAG GGTGCTTTTCTCCCCAGTGCGCATGACCATGGTCCCACCGCGGCACTACTGCGTCGTGCTCAACCCCGTTGCCCGTGACAACGAAGGCCAGGCTCTCTTCGACCTGGCAGGGCAGGCCAAGCTGCGGCACGCAGACCTCGAGATCCGCCTCACCCAGGACCCCTTCCCGCTCTACCCTGGAGAGGAGATTCAGCAG GAAGTGACCCCCCTGCAGATCGTGTATCCGGACACGGCGCTGCGGCTGCAGGCGCTGCTGGACTTCGAGGAGGAGAACGGCGAGAAGAGGGTGGCCGGGGACGAGTGGCTGTTCGAGGGACCAGGCACCTACATCCCCAGGAAGGAGGTGGCCGTGCTGGAGACGGTGAAGGCCACGGTCATCCGCGAAAACCAGGCCATCCATCTGCGGGCCCGGAAGGAGGGACTGGACCGAGGAGGGGTGCGCAGGGTGACAG GTGAGGAATGGCAGGTCCGTAAAGTCGGAGCGTATTTGCCCGGAGCGCACGAAGAGGTCGTCGACATCGTAAACGCCTTCATCCTCACCGACAAG AAAGCGCTGCACGTCCGCGCCCTGCGGCCGTTCCGCGACGCCGGCGGCCGGGATCGCCGCACGGGGGAGGAGTGGCTGGTGACCATGGCTGACCGGGAGGCGCACATCCCCTCGGTCGCCGAGGAGGTGGTCGGGGTGGTCGACGTGACCACGCTGAGCAGCCGCCAGTACTGCGTGGTTCTGGACCCCGTGGGGCAGGATGGGAAGCCTCAGCTGGGGCAGAAGAGGGTGGTGAAG GGCGAGCGCTCGTTTTTCCTGCAGCCTGGCGAGCATCTGGAGAACGGCATCCAGGACGTCTACATCCTCTCCGAGGAGGAGGGGCTGGTGCTCCGCGCGGTGGAGGCCTTCGCCGACACGGAAGCG CAAGTGGACGAGGACGAAGACCTGGACGGGGCCAGCAGCAAGGCGGGGAAGACCAGAGTGACCCGCCGCCCGGGAGACCGCTGGATGCTGCGCGGGCCGATCGAGTACGTCCCCCCGGCCACTGTGGAGGTGGTGCTCCGGCAGAGGGCCATTCCCTTGGATGAGAACGAGGGGATCTATGTCCGTGACATCAAGACCGGAAAG GTGCGAGCCGTCATCGGCCACAGCTACATGCTGACACAAGACGAGGAGCTGTGGGAGAAGGACCTTCCCTCCAACGTGGAGACCCTCCTGACCTCGTCCAGGGACCCGCTGTCCGACCGCTCGGACCGCGGGATGGGGCTGGAGAGGAAGGAGCGGGACCGGACCAGAGTCGTGTCCTACAGGGTGCCCCACAATGCCGCGGTGCAGGTTTACGACTACAGGGAGAAGAAAGCCAG GGTGGTGTTCGGGCCGGAGCTGGTGATGTTGGGTCCAGACGAGCAGTTCACCGTCCTGTCGCTGTCCGGAGACAAGCCCAAGCGGGCCAACGTCATCAAGGCCGTCTGCCTGCTGCTCGGGCCCGACTTCTGCACCGACATCATCACCATCGAGACGGCGGACCACGCCCGTCTGCAGCTGCAGCTCGCCTACAActg GCACTTCGATATCGACGTCAACAAGGCGAGTCCTGGCGACGCAGCCACCCTCTTCTCTGTTCCTGATTTTGTGGGTGACGCCTGTAAGGCCATCGCCTCCAGGATTAGGGGCGCCGTGGCGTCGGTGCAGTTTGACGATTTCCACAAG AACTCCAGCCGGATCATCTGCTCGGCCGTGTTCGGCTTCGACGACAAGATGGCGCTGCGCAGCAGCCTGCGGTTCAGCCAGAACGGCCTGATCATCAGCAGCGTGGACATCCAGTCGGTGGAACCGGTGGACCAGCGGACCCGAGACGCGCTGCAGAAGAGCGTGCAGCTGGCCATCGAGATCACCACCAACTCGCAGGAGGCCGCCGCACG CCACGAGGCCGAGCGGCTGGAGCAGGAGGCCCGCGGCCGGTTGGAGCGGCAGAAGATCACGGACCAGGCGGAGGCGGAGCGAGCCAGGaaggagctgctggagctggaggccCTGAG CGCTGCAGTCGAGAGTACCGGCGCTGCGAAGGCGGAGGCACAGTCCAGGGCGGAGGCTGCTCGCATCCAGGGCGAAGCTGCGGTGGAGGAGGCGAAACTGAAGGCTGAGGCTCAGCGAATCGAAGCC GATGCCGAATTGGCTCGCCTGGCGAAAGCCCGTGAGCAGGAGCTCTGCTACAAGAAGCAGATGGACGTCCTGGAGGTGGAGAAGCAGCAGAAGCTGGTTCAGATCGAGAGCCTGCGATTCGAACAGCTGGTGGAGAGCCTGGGCAAAGACACCCTCAAAGAGATGGCCAGGGCGGGGCCTGAGCTGCAG GTGAAGCTGCTGCAGTCACTTGGCCTGCAATCCACTCTGATCACCGACGGATCTTCGCCCATCAACCTGTTCAACACCGCCAATGGCCTGCTGGGGGCGTTCCAGAAAAAGGAGGAGTGA
- the LOC114793621 gene encoding uncharacterized protein LOC114793621: MSELQLLKSYLTGRLMATVDEIMEMVGGTLAEYREEIGRVRRENELLRRRIREGGGGAGCDPLEADRAVPRVEPGLELLEAVQWGRSDVKPGVLGTNPENPCTQSVSVDSSVKRENSEDPGEERTGVRQIKTEPADPQAEDVPTQYDMLPRLSELDASYRRPPPRAGPGSAAADSDEWGNGAVPTSSRVHPYPRTEHSEPDGPTTSHGAEFRYHRDVSHAGLKSRSSPAWKYFYLKEGDCSKAICSICKAELSRGRKEFTTSALLKHLRKKHYKCKMVKKRVPSK; encoded by the exons ATGAGCGAACTGCAGCTGCTGAAAAGCTACCTGACCGGGCGCCTGATGGCCACGGTGGACGAGATCATGGAGATGGTCGGGGGGACGCTGGCCGAGTACCGGGAGGAGATCGGCCGCGTCCGGCGGGAGAACGAGCTGCTGAGGCGGCGGATCCGGGAGGGCGGAGGGGGAGCGGGCTGCGATCCGCTCG AAGCCGACCGGGCCGTGCCTCGTGTGGAGCCGGGCCTTGAGCTTCTCGAAGCCGTCCAGTGGGGCAGGAGTGACGTGAAGCCCGGGGTGCTTGGGACGAACCCGGAGAACCCCTGCACACAGTCTGTGTCCGTCGACTCTTCTGTGAAGAGGGAGAATAGCGAGGACCCTGGAGAGGAGAGGACTGGTGTCAGACAGATAAAAACGGAGCCGGCGGACCCCCAGGCTGAGGACGTTCCGACCCAGTACGACATGTTGCCCCGTTTGTCTGAGCTGGACGCCAGCTACAGAAGACCTCCACCGAGAGCTGGTCCGGGATCGGCTGCCGCAGACTCTGATGAATGGGGGAACGGAGCTGTCCCCACGTCTTCTAGAGTCCATCCGTACCCCCGGACGGAACACTCCGAGCCGGACGGGCCCACCACGTCCCACGGCGCGGAATTCCGTTACCACAGAGACGTCTCCCACGCGGGGCTGAAGTCGAGGTCCAGCCCGGCCTGGAAGTATTTCTACCTGAAAGAGGGCGACTGCAGCAAGGCCATCTGCAGCATCTGCAAAGCGGAGCTGTCGCGCGGCCGCAAGGAGTTCACCACGTCGGCGCTGCTCAAGCACTTACGCAAGAAACACTACAAATGCAAGATGGTGAAGAAACGTGTGCCTTCGAAATGA